In one window of Bradyrhizobium sp. AZCC 1721 DNA:
- a CDS encoding GlcG/HbpS family heme-binding protein translates to MAELTLDVARKILDAALAKGVEKKLKPLVITILDARGCVKVTAAQDGTSLMRAEIAHGKAYGALAMGMGSRALFQRAQEQAYFVGAVNALAQGRLVPVPGGVLIMDGTTLLGAIGVSGDTSDNDETCAITGIEAVGLKANAG, encoded by the coding sequence ATGGCTGAGCTCACTCTCGACGTCGCCCGCAAGATTCTCGATGCCGCGCTTGCCAAAGGCGTCGAGAAGAAGCTGAAGCCGCTGGTCATCACCATTCTGGACGCCCGCGGCTGCGTGAAGGTCACGGCGGCGCAGGACGGCACCAGCCTGATGCGGGCCGAGATTGCGCACGGCAAGGCCTATGGCGCGCTCGCAATGGGCATGGGATCGCGCGCATTGTTCCAGCGGGCCCAGGAGCAAGCTTATTTCGTCGGCGCGGTGAATGCGCTGGCACAGGGGCGCCTAGTGCCGGTGCCGGGCGGCGTGCTGATCATGGACGGCACGACGTTGCTCGGCGCAATCGGCGTCAGTGGCGACACGTCCGATAATGACGAGACTTGCGCGATCACCGGCATCGAGGCCGTCGGACTGAAGGCAAATGCGGGGTAA
- a CDS encoding D-glycero-alpha-D-manno-heptose-1,7-bisphosphate 7-phosphatase, with translation MKRPAIFFDRDGVLNEDHGYVFEISRLKWIEGAREAVKVANGAGYFVFVITNQSGVARGLYEETHVEALHKWMENDLAKIGAHIDAFEYCPYHPEAAIERYRRVSPRRKPAPGMIKDLVERFPVDVSRSILIGDKPTDLEAAQAAGIKGYLFPGHNLAQFLKSILALNRDLHSL, from the coding sequence ATGAAAAGACCAGCGATTTTCTTTGATCGAGATGGGGTGCTCAATGAGGACCACGGCTATGTTTTCGAGATTAGTCGGCTGAAATGGATTGAGGGAGCGCGCGAAGCGGTCAAAGTTGCTAATGGTGCTGGATATTTTGTGTTCGTGATTACTAACCAGTCGGGAGTAGCTAGAGGTCTTTACGAGGAAACTCACGTAGAAGCGTTGCATAAGTGGATGGAAAATGACCTGGCCAAGATCGGTGCGCACATAGATGCATTCGAGTACTGCCCTTACCATCCCGAGGCAGCGATAGAGCGATACCGTCGAGTAAGTCCGCGACGCAAGCCTGCACCAGGGATGATCAAGGATCTCGTGGAGCGCTTTCCGGTGGACGTCAGTCGCAGCATTCTGATAGGCGACAAGCCCACCGATCTAGAAGCAGCGCAGGCTGCTGGCATAAAAGGGTATTTGTTTCCGGGGCACAACTTAGCGCAGTTTTTGAAATCGATATTGGCGCTAAACAGGGATCTGCATTCGTTGTAG
- a CDS encoding enoyl-CoA hydratase/isomerase family protein, whose product MTDMTSVINEKRGQAFWITINRPDKRNAINADVVAGIARGYRDAHDDKDVRVIVLTGAGDKAFCAGADLQNSGAAFAMDYSRPNVDYADLLRLSQNATKPAIARVGGVCMAGGMGLLCMTDMAVAADHVIFGLPEVKVGVFPMQVLSLLQSIAPKRLVSEWSLTGEPFDAHAALAAGLLNYVVPAAELDAKVDWLVSRIVDKSPTAIRRGKYAMRAIASMSFDESIAYTESQIALLAMTEDAKEGLRAFSEKRKPAWPAK is encoded by the coding sequence ATGACCGACATGACGAGTGTGATAAACGAAAAGCGCGGGCAGGCGTTCTGGATCACCATCAACCGCCCGGACAAGCGCAACGCCATCAATGCCGATGTGGTCGCTGGCATCGCCCGCGGCTATCGCGACGCGCATGACGACAAGGACGTCCGCGTCATCGTCCTGACAGGGGCAGGTGACAAGGCGTTCTGCGCCGGCGCCGACCTGCAGAACAGTGGTGCGGCCTTTGCGATGGACTATTCGCGGCCGAATGTCGATTACGCCGATTTGCTGAGGCTGTCGCAAAATGCCACCAAGCCCGCGATCGCGCGGGTCGGGGGCGTCTGCATGGCCGGCGGTATGGGGCTGTTGTGCATGACCGACATGGCGGTCGCCGCCGATCACGTCATCTTCGGTTTGCCCGAGGTGAAAGTCGGCGTATTCCCGATGCAGGTATTGAGCTTGCTGCAGTCCATCGCGCCGAAGCGGCTGGTCAGCGAGTGGTCGCTGACCGGCGAGCCGTTTGATGCGCACGCGGCACTGGCTGCCGGGCTCCTGAACTACGTGGTGCCGGCGGCCGAACTCGACGCCAAGGTCGACTGGCTGGTCAGCCGCATCGTCGACAAGTCGCCGACGGCGATCCGGCGCGGCAAATATGCGATGCGGGCGATCGCCTCGATGTCGTTCGACGAAAGCATCGCCTATACCGAAAGCCAGATTGCGCTATTGGCGATGACGGAAGACGCCAAGGAAGGGCTGAGGGCTTTCAGCGAGAAGCGAAAGCCTGCGTGGCCCGCCAAATAG